The sequence below is a genomic window from Granulicatella elegans.
TAAAACTTCCATGAAGTTGTTCTAATCCTGTTTTTTCTAGGATTTCTGTTAGATTGGCAAGAGAAACGCCACATCCTCCTAAAAATTCGATTTGCTTTCCATATTGTTTTTGCCATTTTGCTAAATTCTCCAAGCCAGACATAATATTTTTTCCTTGCCCACTTGTTAAAATACGAGTGCATCCTAATTCGATTAATGTTTCTAGTGTTTCTTCAGGATTTTTCACACAATCAAAGGCACGGTGAACTACGCTATCAGCACCGTATTCTTTACATAGCTCTATCATTTTCTTTGTCGCATCCCAATCCATGTCCCTTTCTGGAGTTAAGAAACCAAAAGCTAAGCCTTTTGCTCCTGCTTCTAAGAAAATTTTCGCATCTTCAAACATTACTTCTTTTTCCAATTCGTTATAACAAAAACCGGCTCCCCTTGGTCGAACCATACAAATAATAGGAATATCGATTTTTTTAACAGCCTGCGTTAAAACAGCTAATGAAGGACTTAATCCTCCTAAATGTAACGCACTATTTAATTCAATTCGATCGGCTCCTGCAGTTTGAGCATTGATACAGTCCTCAATCCCTCCTGCACAAATTTCTAAAATCGTCATCCTTTCCCT
It includes:
- a CDS encoding copper homeostasis protein CutC, with product MTILEICAGGIEDCINAQTAGADRIELNSALHLGGLSPSLAVLTQAVKKIDIPIICMVRPRGAGFCYNELEKEVMFEDAKIFLEAGAKGLAFGFLTPERDMDWDATKKMIELCKEYGADSVVHRAFDCVKNPEETLETLIELGCTRILTSGQGKNIMSGLENLAKWQKQYGKQIEFLGGCGVSLANLTEILEKTGLEQLHGSFKSWVVDPTTTNGEVSYRYSDSGDYDLCHLESMKEAVTILK